Proteins from a genomic interval of Centroberyx gerrardi isolate f3 chromosome 23, fCenGer3.hap1.cur.20231027, whole genome shotgun sequence:
- the LOC144543545 gene encoding uncharacterized protein LOC144543545: MMSYTLVTALLLCNLSWIPVSVSESQTVEVQPGGEVTLMCTNISSYSIYSEWFRVGKRSKPCCISSMYKSDDNARFCDGFQNGNGCSAGIAMPLKSAACLMMSGKSRRSPLAAGMWLADWSGEGEDRSSGAPCRGGEGESRNCGAPPSRSGSRSPDGEMGELGGEPEMEGAEPADSCPPSRISSRIFGKLLPQRILSSSSSGETAPRSAQLPSPLPSTWSAMKASAHRCSSSTEKPDGITSLASVILGGVTVFLLTVIVSLVLKIRQLQTAAEEELQPQRSEVNPIIRFTFIYELKYAALSFHPKPKRSRRPASEKEVEPNVVYAATR, translated from the exons ATGATGAGCTATACCTTGGTAACAGCTTTACTTCTCTGCAACCTGA GCTGGATCCCTGTTTCAGTTTCTGAGTCTCAGACTGTGGAGGTCCAGCCTGGTGGAGAAGTCACGTTGATGTGCACCAACATTTCCAGTTATTCCATTTACTCAGAGTGGTTCAGAGTGGGCAAAAGATCCAagccctgctgcatctcctcTATGTACAAGTCAGATGACAACGCTCGGTTCTGTGATGGTTTTCAAAATGGCAATG GTTGCTCTGCCGGCATCGCTATGCCCCTCAAATCTGCCGCCTGCTTAATGATGTCCGGCAAGTCCAGGAGAAGTCCTTTGGCGGCCGGCATGTGGCTGGCAGATTggagtggagaaggagaggaccgCAGCAGCGGAGCTCCTTGCCGCGGTGGGGAAGGGGAAAGCCGCAATTGCGGGGCCCCGCCCTCAAGATCAGGCTCCAGGTCTCCCGACGGGGAGATGGGAGAATTGGGAGGAGAGCCCGAGATGGAGGGAGCCGAGCCGGCTGACTCGTGCCCGCCATCGAGGATTTCCTCCAGAATATTCGGGAAGTTGTTGCCGCAGAGGATTTTGTCCAGCTCGTCGTCCGGAGAGACGGCGCCGCGGTCAGCCCAGCTACCGTCACCGCTTCCCTCCACCTGGAGCGCCATGAAGGCGTCTGCCCACCGCTGCAGTTCCTCCACAG AAAAGCCTGATGGAATAACAAGTCTGGCTTCTGTGATCCTGGGTGGTGTGACTGTTTTCCTCCTTACGGTCATCGTCAGTCTGGTTCTCAAAATCAGGCAACTTCAGACAG CTGCTGAAGAAGAACTGCAGCCACAAAGAAGCGAGGTGAATCCAATTATAAGATTTACTTTTATAT ATGAGCTGAAGTACGCAGCGCTGAGTTTCCATCCAAAACCAAAGAGAAGCAGGAGGCCCGCatcagagaaagaggtggaacCTAATGTTGTGTATGCTGCCACCAGATAG
- the LOC139914323 gene encoding uncharacterized protein LOC139914323, whose amino-acid sequence MMSYTLVTALLLCNLSWIPVSVSESQTVEVQPGEEVTLTCTNISSSPIYSEWFRVGNRSEPCCISSMYKSDDNPWFCDGFQNGKFEMRSNISTLFLKIKQVDLSDSGLYFCGFYRDGDTVIVNATYLKVQEKPDGITSLASVILGGVTVFLVMVIVGLVLKIRQLQTAAEEELQPQRSENLDSDELKYAALSFHPKMKRRRRPASEKEVETNVVYAATR is encoded by the exons ATGATGAGCTATACCTTGGTAACAGCTTTACTTCTCTGCAACCTGA GCTGGATTCCTGTCTCGGTTTCTGAGTCTCAGACTGTGGAGGTCCAGCCTGGTGAAGAAGTCACGTTGACGTGCACCAACATTTCCAGTTCTCCCATTTACTCAGAGTGGTTCAGAGTGGGCAACAGATCTGAGCCCTGCTGTATCTCCTCTATGTACAAGTCAGATGACAACCCTTGGTTCTGTGATGGTTTTCAAAATGGCAAATTTGAAATGAGATCCAACAtctccactctctttctcaaaaTCAAGCAAGTGGATTTATCTGACTCTGGACTTTATTTCTGTGGGTTTTACCGAGACGGAGACACAGTCATTGTCAATGCAACTTATTTAAAGGTTCAAG AAAAGCCTGATGGAATAACAAGCCTGGCTTCTGTGATCCTGGGTGGTGTGACTGTTTTCCTCGTTATGGTCATCGTCGGTCTGGTTCTCAAAATCAGGCAACTTCAGACAG CTGCTGAAGAAGAACTGCAGCCACAAAGAAGCGAG AATCTGGACTCAGATGAGCTGAAGTACGCAGCGCTGAGTTTCCATCCaaaaatgaagagaagaaggaggcccgcatcagagaaagaggtggaaaCTAATGTTGTGTATGCTGCCACCAGATAG
- the LOC139911579 gene encoding uncharacterized protein LOC139911579, protein MMSYTLVTALLLCNLSWIPVSVSESQTVEVQPGEEVTLMCTNISSYSIYSVWYRLVNRSKPCCISSMYDSDETASYCDGFQNGKFEMRSNVSTLFLKIKQVDLSDSGLYFCGFYIEGDTVIVNATHLKIQEESDGITCLASVILGGVTVFLVMVIVGLVLKIRQLQTAAKEEMQPQRSENLDSDELKYAALSFHPKQKRSRRPASEKEVEPNVVYAATR, encoded by the exons ATGATGAGCTATACCTTGGTAACAGCTTTACTTCTCTGCAACCTGA GCTGGATCCCTGTCTCGGTTTCTGAGTCTCAGACTGTGGAGGTCCAGCCTGGTGAAGAAGTCACGTTGATGTGCACCAACATTTCCAGTTATTCCATTTACTCAGTCTGGTACAGACTGGTCAACAGATCCAagccctgctgcatctcctcTATGTACGACTCTGATGAAACTGCTTCGTACTGTGATGGTTTTCAAAATGGCAAATTTGAAATGAGATCCAATGtctccactctctttctcaaaaTCAAGCAAGTGGATTTATCTGACTCTGGACTTTATTTCTGTGGGTTTTACATAGAAGGAGACACAGTCATTGTCAATGCAACTCATTTAAAGATTCAAG AAGAGTCTGATGGAATAACATGCCTGGCTTCTGTGATCCTGGGTGGTGTGACTGTTTTCCTCGTTATGGTCATCGTCGGTCTGGTTCTCAAAATCAGGCAACTTCAGACAG CTGCTAAAGAAGAAATGCAGCCGCAAAGAAGCGAG AATCTGGATTCAGATGAGCTGAAGTATGCAGCACTGAGTTTccatccaaaacaaaagagaagCAGGAGGCCCGCatcagagaaagaggtggaacCTAATGTTGTGTATGCTGCCACCAGATAG